GCAACCGCCCGCATGTCGCGTTCCAGCGCCTCCATCCGGCCGAGCGCTCCCGCGATGTCTTCGTTGCCGCCATCGGGACCGAAGAACGCATCCCGGATCTCGGCCACCCAGCCCGGCATCACCCCCAGTACCTCGGCCACCGTCGCGTCGGTGTCGCCCTGCCGGTAGCGTTCCGCCGTGGTGTCATAGACCCCTTCCAGCAGATCCATGATCTCGCGCTTCTGTGCCCGGGTCGGTTGCCGCAACGCCCCATCCGGGTTCGAAGCCGGTGCCGTTGTCGTCTTTGCCATGCCTGTCGCCTTTCGTTTCGCTTCGCAGGCCGGGCAGTGGAGCTTGCCCTTCACCTCGGCCCAGCCTTGCCCGATCATCTTCCGGTTTATCTGCCCCGCGTCCGGCACCCAGACCCTGCCGGGTCGATGCAGGTAGTTGCAGGTCACGACCTCCTCGCGGCCGCAGCCATCGCAGACCACCCGCGCCCGGTTCACGCCTTTGCCCTTGATCGCCCGGATGCTCATGCCGATGCCCCCGCGAGATCGGCGATGCTGCGGCAGTGGGCGAGGCGGGCCTCGCGGTCCCGCAGCCAGGCGGCCTCGGCCGGGGAGAGCTGCCCGGGACCGGCGCCCGCCAGATGCGCATGGCGGCGCAGCGCCTCGCCCGCGGCCTGGCGGATCTGCCCCAGCGCATAGCTGCGCGGCCAGCGGCGGTTGTGGCGCAGATCGTCCAGGAGTTCCGGCGCCCAGCCTTCGGCCAGCGCCTGCCGCCCCACCGCATGGGCGAAGACCGCCCGGATCAGCGGCGAGGCGTCGTCGGCGGGCGGCTGGATCTGCGCCGCCGCCTTCAGGATCGCATTGGCGATGGGGAAGCGGTCGCGGTCCTTGCCGCCGGGCTGGGCCGCCGCCATCTCCTCGAGCGCGGCCAGGTTCGGCCCGCTCATATAGGCCAGCCGCTTCGCCAGATCCGCCAGCATCTCCTCGAACTGCGCCTTGGTCATCGCCCCGGGCTTCACCAGCCCCCGCCGCAGCAAGGGCTCGACCAGCAGATCCCGCACCCGCTTCTCGCCCTCGGCCTGTTCCTTCGCATCCATCTCGGCTCCCTTCTTCTCAGCCTCGCCCCGCCTGCCTGCCGCGCGCCCCCGTCCGGGGCGGCGCGACCGGGGTGTCTCTTCTCGTCTCTTCTCGTTTCCTCTCCTTTCAGCGGTGACGGAAACGACGCAAAAAAAGGGGACGGCCCGGCGGAAACACGGAATGTTCCGTGACTTTCCCGGTCGGTTCCGTGATTTTCCGTGATTGTTCCGGAATATTCTGTGACGGTAACGGAATGTCACGGATCGACCCTGGCCGGTTCATCGGGCCATCTCCGCGCTGAACTCGTCGAGCGCCCGGCGGATGAAGCCCTCGCGGCGCTGGGTCTCGGGATAGCGCTCGGCCAGCCAGTCATCGAAGCGGTCGAGGAATTGCGGTGCGCGCAACAGCTGCCCGGCCCCGATCCGCTTTTCGATCATCTCGCGCAGATCCTTGAGGCGCTTGTTGCGGCGGCGCTGTTCGGCCTCGGCGCGGTTGCGGCGGCTGCTGGCCAGCGCCTCGACCGCGACCTCGGTCACCACCGGATGGGCCAGCCGGATCTCGCCATTGTCGCAGCGCACCCGCGACCAGCCATGCAGCGGCGTCATCTCGCGCTCGCAAAGCTGGTGCCAGCGGTCGACCGTGATCCCCAGCGCCTTGGCCAGCAGCCGCTCGTCGGTCGGCAGCGTGCCCACCGGGGTCTCGTCATGGGCCTCGCAGATCAGCAGGAAGCCGTACCAGCCGACCTCGGGCTCGGCGAGCTGGCGGAACTCGCTCTTGCGCCAGCGCTTGAGGTTCCACTGCACGAAGAAATGGGAATCGAGCCGGTCCTCGCTGGAGATCGGGTAGTCCGGCAGCCCGCCGGTCTCGACCGGGGCCAGGTGACGACGCGCGGCCATCACGCGGGCACCCGGTCCGGGCGCGTCAGGTCCGTGCTATCCATGATGAAGCTCCTCCATCGGTTCCGGGCGCGCAGGCCCGTTCGGTAACGATTTGCGGGGGCTGGCCAGCCGGGCGCTCAGCGCCATCGCGGCGGCCAGAATGCGTTCCCGGGCGGCGCGGCCGCCCCGGGTCAGGGCGTGGGAGAGATAGTCGTCCGAGAACCCCAGCGCGCGGCTCGCCTTGCGTTGCGAGGCAAAGCGCAGGCCCCCGATCTCGAAGGGTTTCGGGGCGCGGCCGGGGCGGCGCTGCGGCCGGCCGATCCGGTCGGGATCGCCATCGGCCAGCGCCCGCCAGACCGCCTGCGGCGTCACCCCGAAGCGCGCGGCGGCGGCATGGGCATCGGTAAAGACCTCGCCCCGGATCCGCACCGGCATCGGCGCCAGCCCGTTGCGGCCCGTGCCCACCCGGTCGAGCCGCCCCTTGCGCGCGGCCGAGCGGATCGCCTCGGGCGTCACCCCCAGCGCGCGGGCGGCGCTGGCCGCATCCGGATAGGTCGTGCCGCGGATCGTCAGATCGGTGTGAACCCGCGCGGCCATCACATCCCCAGGGCCTCACGGTAGAGCTGCAGAACGGCCTCTTCCTCGGCGATGTCCTCGGCATGCCGCTTGCGCAGCGCGATGAGCCGACGCAGCGCCTTGGTGTCGTAGCCGCGGGCCTTGGCCTCGGCCATGACGGCCTTCTGCTGATCGCCAATGGCGGCCTTTTCCTCGGCCAGGGTCTCGAAGCGCTCGATGAAGCCCCGCAGCTCGTCGGCCACGACCCGGTATGTCTTCTCGCGCACCGCTTCGTCCTCGGCGGTCTCCTTCATCGGCGGCCGCGGCGGGGCGGTGAAGGTATCGAGCGGGATCGGCCCGGTCGTCGTCCCGTTGGGGCCGGTCAGGGTCACCGTGGCATCCTGCGGCGCGGTCATGCTGCATCCTCCCCAAAGGCGCCGGGCAGCCCGAGGGGACAGGACGTGCTGCCCGGCCAGTTGTCAGGGAGGGGCCCGGCGTCCGGCCGGGCTGCGGAAACGGGGCGAAGGCCCAGAATGGTGTTATGGGGCAAGCAGTTGCGGCGGGGCGTTACTGGAGCTGCGTCCTGCGAATGCGTGTATATGCCCTGTCGAATTGCCTGTCGAAATCCGCCGCCTCCGCTTCCAGGCGGCGTCTGGTCTCGGCCATGTGCCGCATGCCCCAGATGAGGGCGCCCAGAAAGATCAGGCCGAACGAGACCTGAATGCAGAGGATGAGGGCCAGCATCTCCATAAGTCCCATGTTCTGCTCCTGATGCCTGGGGGACGGCCGCGATCTCGGTCGGGCCGGTCATGTCCGGCCCCCCTTGAAACGTGCCAAAAACTTTTCGGCCCGCGCCTCGAAGACGCGGGCGGCGGCGCGGGCTCTGGCCGAACAGGCCCGGGCAGGCGATGCCGCATGAGCCTCTTCGACAGTATCGCCCCGCCGCCAGACGCACTGGCCGCCTTCGTCGCCGAATGGCGCGGCGCCGCCCCCGATGTGCGCCTCGCCGCGATCCGTGGCGCGCTCCACCGTCACGGGATCGAGATCCCGGCGCTGCCGGGCCGGGTGGCGTTCTACGAGATCCAGCTGTTCGGGCTGACCGCCACCGGCCGCGACGAGGCCGAGGCCGCGCAAAACTGGATGGAGGCCGCCATCCGCCTCCGTCCCTTCGATTGACATCACGAGGATATCGCCATGGCTGACGAAACCACCGCCCCCGACATAGCCCGTGATGCCGAACCGGAATGGATCCTGAAATTCTCGATCAAGGGCGGCGATACCGTCGAATGGATTGCCGCGAAGTCGACCGTCTTTGGCGCTCTGGAAGAGCTGAACAAGCGCGAATGCGAAACCGGGCCCGTGG
The genomic region above belongs to Rhodovulum sulfidophilum DSM 1374 and contains:
- a CDS encoding DUF2312 domain-containing protein, whose product is MKETAEDEAVREKTYRVVADELRGFIERFETLAEEKAAIGDQQKAVMAEAKARGYDTKALRRLIALRKRHAEDIAEEEAVLQLYREALGM